In Flagellatimonas centrodinii, a single window of DNA contains:
- the trpA gene encoding tryptophan synthase subunit alpha, protein MSRLKPTLDRLREQGRKALIPFITAGDPHPRHTPDLMHALVEAGADVVELGVPFSDPMADGPVIQLACERALQAGTTLRKVLEMVRLFRTRDEQTPVVLMGYLNPIERFGIEDFATAARDAGVDGILIVDLAVEEAEAYLTPLRAAGLDSIFLLSPTTADARIAKVAEVASGYLYYVSLKGVTGAATLDVDSVRERIDIIRRHTALPVAVGFGIRDAASARAVGAVSDGVVVGSALVTLIQQHQEAPETLPALLGATLADIRRALDSLS, encoded by the coding sequence ATGAGCCGACTGAAACCGACGCTTGACCGACTGCGCGAGCAGGGACGCAAGGCACTGATCCCGTTCATCACCGCGGGCGATCCGCATCCCCGACACACCCCAGATCTGATGCATGCGCTGGTGGAAGCCGGTGCTGACGTGGTGGAGCTGGGTGTACCGTTTTCCGACCCGATGGCGGACGGTCCGGTCATCCAGCTGGCATGCGAGCGTGCCTTGCAGGCCGGTACCACCCTGCGCAAGGTGTTGGAGATGGTGCGGTTGTTCCGCACCCGCGACGAGCAGACGCCGGTGGTGTTGATGGGTTACCTCAACCCGATCGAGCGCTTCGGGATCGAGGACTTCGCCACCGCCGCCCGCGACGCTGGCGTCGACGGCATCCTGATTGTCGACCTGGCGGTGGAAGAAGCCGAGGCCTACCTCACACCGCTGCGCGCGGCCGGGCTCGACAGCATTTTCCTGTTGTCGCCGACCACCGCCGATGCCCGCATCGCCAAGGTGGCCGAGGTGGCCAGCGGTTATCTCTACTACGTGTCGTTGAAGGGCGTGACCGGTGCCGCCACCCTGGATGTCGACAGCGTCCGTGAGCGTATCGACATCATTCGTCGCCACACCGCGTTGCCGGTGGCCGTCGGCTTCGGGATTCGGGACGCCGCCTCGGCCCGGGCCGTGGGCGCGGTGTCCGATGGTGTGGTGGTGGGCAGTGCCCTGGTCACCCTGATCCAACAGCATCAGGAAGCGCCGGAGACACTGCCGGCATTGCTGGGGGCGACCCTTGCGGACATTCGCCGAGCGCTCGATTCACTATCATGA
- a CDS encoding bifunctional folylpolyglutamate synthase/dihydrofolate synthase, with the protein MLGPWAGAAPGPNATLDEWLDWQTRQHPRAIELGLTRVTEVADRLGLRQQPPLTLTIAGTNGKGACTVLAADILRRAGKRVGRFTSPHLRRYNERIHIDGVDVDDPALITAFVAIEAARGDVPLTYFEFGTLAALWLFREAGCEIQVLEVGLGGRLDAVNLIDADAALVTSIGLDHGDWLGHTIEAVAREKAGVFRAGRPAIWAEPEWPSTVADALTANGINPSRLPAQLPMAADGWQLPASRWGDRQWPMPRLPGAHQVRNAAAVLHLLDSLGDRLPLPPEVIVAALAAWQVPGRCERRGRLLLDVAHNAEAMRALVPVLRQQPGPIMAVLGMLDDKPVEAIGAILATVVSAVHLVDLPPPRGLTAEVLRARLGGQVPVQGTHATMAAALAATEGASTVLVCGSFLTVAAALEALDG; encoded by the coding sequence ATGCTGGGCCCCTGGGCCGGCGCAGCACCCGGCCCGAACGCGACGCTGGACGAATGGCTGGACTGGCAGACCCGCCAGCATCCCCGGGCCATTGAACTGGGTCTGACGCGGGTCACAGAGGTCGCCGACCGGCTCGGCTTGCGCCAGCAGCCACCGCTCACCCTGACCATCGCTGGTACCAACGGCAAGGGCGCCTGTACGGTGCTTGCCGCCGACATCCTGCGGCGTGCCGGCAAGCGGGTGGGGCGCTTCACCTCGCCGCATCTACGTCGCTACAACGAGCGCATTCACATCGACGGCGTCGACGTCGATGACCCGGCCCTGATCACCGCCTTCGTCGCCATCGAGGCCGCGCGCGGCGATGTGCCACTGACCTATTTCGAGTTCGGCACGTTGGCGGCCCTGTGGCTGTTCCGCGAGGCAGGGTGCGAGATTCAGGTGCTCGAGGTCGGGCTCGGCGGTCGCCTCGACGCGGTCAACCTGATCGACGCCGACGCCGCACTGGTCACCAGTATCGGGCTCGACCATGGTGACTGGCTGGGGCACACGATCGAGGCGGTCGCCCGGGAGAAGGCGGGCGTGTTTCGCGCCGGACGTCCGGCGATCTGGGCCGAACCGGAATGGCCGTCAACAGTGGCGGATGCGTTGACGGCAAATGGCATCAACCCCTCGCGACTGCCGGCGCAGCTGCCGATGGCTGCCGATGGATGGCAACTGCCGGCAAGCCGCTGGGGTGACCGGCAATGGCCGATGCCACGGTTGCCGGGGGCCCATCAGGTGCGCAATGCGGCGGCGGTGCTGCACTTGTTGGATTCGCTGGGCGACCGTCTCCCTCTGCCCCCCGAGGTCATCGTCGCTGCTCTCGCGGCGTGGCAGGTGCCCGGCCGTTGTGAGCGCCGGGGCCGCCTGCTGCTGGATGTCGCCCACAACGCGGAAGCCATGCGCGCCCTGGTGCCGGTGCTGCGTCAGCAGCCGGGCCCGATCATGGCCGTGCTCGGCATGCTTGATGACAAGCCGGTGGAGGCGATCGGCGCCATCCTGGCGACGGTGGTGAGCGCCGTTCACCTGGTGGACCTGCCGCCGCCGCGGGGGCTGACCGCGGAGGTTCTGCGTGCACGTCTGGGCGGGCAGGTGCCGGTCCAGGGCACCCATGCGACCATGGCGGCAGCGCTGGCCGCAACCGAGGGTGCCAGCACCGTTCTCGTCTGTGGATCCTTTCTGACTGTTGCCGCCGCGCTGGAGGCTCTCGATGGATGA
- the purF gene encoding amidophosphoribosyltransferase: MCGIAGIVSQSAPVNQELFDALTMLQHRGQDAAGIITNESHRLYLRKENGLVRDVFNKDEHMRNLLGQMGVAHVRYPTAGCSTSAEAQPFYTNTPYGISLSHNGNLTNSDELKQELFAEDRRHLNTDSDSEVLLNVFAHELMMRNTLRLTAEDVFAAVSGVHRRCRGAYACVAMITGYGLVGFRDPYGIRPVVYGRRETALGVDYLIASESVALDALGYELMGDIAPGEAIYITEEGVISRRQCAVNPIYSPCIFEHVYLARPDSVMDDVYVYKARLRMGVKLAEKILRTWPEHDIDVVIPIPDTSRVAGAELAARLGVNYREGFIKNRYIGRTFIMPGQAQRQKSVRQKLNPVDIEFKGKNVLLVDDSIVRGTTSQEIIQMAREAGARKVYFASAAPPVRYPNVYGIDMPIASELVAHGRTEAELETLLGADRLIFQDLEDLIDAVKHKTSKIQRFDTSVFTGEYITQDITSEYLNQLELFRSDAAKQKRSKAATSVIEIQNA, translated from the coding sequence ATGTGTGGAATTGCCGGCATCGTTTCTCAGTCCGCCCCCGTCAATCAGGAGCTGTTTGACGCCCTGACCATGCTGCAGCACCGCGGTCAGGATGCAGCGGGCATCATCACCAACGAGAGCCACCGTCTCTACCTGCGCAAGGAAAACGGGCTGGTCCGTGACGTCTTCAACAAGGACGAGCACATGCGCAACCTGCTGGGGCAGATGGGCGTCGCGCATGTTCGCTATCCCACCGCCGGTTGTTCCACCAGCGCCGAAGCGCAGCCGTTCTACACCAACACGCCGTACGGCATCTCGCTGTCGCACAACGGCAACCTGACCAATTCCGACGAGCTCAAACAGGAACTGTTTGCCGAAGACCGTCGGCACCTCAATACCGATTCCGATTCCGAGGTGCTGCTCAACGTCTTCGCCCATGAGCTGATGATGCGCAACACGCTGCGGCTGACGGCCGAAGACGTGTTCGCAGCGGTATCCGGGGTCCATCGCCGCTGCCGCGGTGCCTACGCCTGTGTCGCCATGATCACCGGCTACGGCCTGGTCGGCTTTCGCGACCCTTACGGCATTCGCCCGGTGGTGTACGGGCGCCGCGAGACGGCCTTGGGGGTCGACTATCTGATTGCCTCCGAGTCGGTCGCGCTCGATGCACTCGGATACGAGCTGATGGGCGACATCGCCCCGGGTGAAGCCATCTACATCACCGAAGAGGGCGTGATCAGCCGGCGGCAGTGCGCCGTCAACCCGATCTATTCGCCCTGCATCTTCGAGCACGTTTACCTGGCCCGCCCGGACTCGGTGATGGACGATGTCTACGTCTATAAAGCACGCCTGCGGATGGGCGTGAAGTTGGCGGAGAAGATTCTCCGCACCTGGCCCGAGCACGATATCGATGTGGTCATTCCGATTCCCGATACCTCACGGGTGGCGGGTGCGGAGCTGGCCGCGCGGCTGGGCGTCAACTACCGCGAAGGCTTCATCAAGAACCGCTATATCGGGCGCACCTTCATCATGCCCGGGCAGGCGCAGCGGCAGAAGAGCGTGCGTCAGAAGCTCAACCCGGTGGATATCGAGTTCAAGGGCAAGAACGTGTTGCTGGTCGACGACTCCATCGTCCGCGGCACCACCAGCCAGGAAATCATCCAGATGGCCCGCGAGGCCGGTGCCCGCAAGGTGTACTTCGCCTCGGCGGCGCCGCCGGTGCGTTACCCCAACGTCTACGGCATCGACATGCCGATCGCCTCGGAACTGGTGGCGCATGGCCGCACCGAAGCCGAGCTGGAAACCCTGCTCGGTGCCGACCGGCTGATCTTCCAGGACCTCGAAGACCTGATCGACGCCGTCAAGCACAAGACCTCGAAGATCCAGCGTTTCGATACCTCGGTGTTCACCGGTGAATACATCACCCAGGACATCACCAGCGAGTACCTCAACCAGCTGGAGCTGTTCCGCTCGGATGCCGCCAAGCAGAAGCGCAGCAAGGCGGCGACCTCGGTGATCGAGATCCAGAACGCTTGA
- a CDS encoding SPOR domain-containing protein: protein MDDTLKRRLVGGLLLIGLAWLLAALLPAPPPPGERSEQTTVFDLRNPDAPARTTVDAAAVQPSAVPTPPAAAPDATDDAAGDWPMADVPDPAPAVAQPEPPVVARTPPVATPAPRPTPAPTVAPSAAPSGGWWVQVGAYSAREGAEQVRETLRVADLPARVLSAAVNGKTIHRVRVGPYSSETQAESAQARAVLLGHANATVIRP from the coding sequence ATGGATGACACGCTGAAGCGCCGCCTGGTGGGAGGGCTGCTGCTGATTGGACTGGCCTGGTTGCTGGCGGCGCTGCTGCCGGCACCGCCGCCGCCGGGCGAGCGCAGTGAACAGACCACCGTATTCGACCTGCGGAACCCCGATGCCCCGGCGCGTACCACGGTTGACGCCGCTGCCGTTCAGCCGTCGGCCGTGCCGACTCCGCCAGCGGCCGCGCCCGACGCCACCGATGACGCGGCTGGTGATTGGCCGATGGCGGACGTGCCGGATCCCGCACCGGCAGTGGCACAGCCCGAGCCCCCGGTCGTCGCGCGCACGCCGCCGGTGGCCACGCCGGCGCCGCGGCCGACACCGGCGCCGACCGTCGCCCCCAGTGCCGCGCCCAGCGGCGGATGGTGGGTACAGGTGGGGGCGTACAGCGCCCGTGAAGGCGCCGAGCAGGTGCGGGAAACGCTGCGGGTGGCTGACCTGCCGGCGCGCGTGCTGAGTGCGGCTGTCAACGGCAAGACCATTCATCGGGTTCGGGTCGGCCCCTATTCCAGCGAGACGCAGGCCGAGTCGGCACAGGCGCGTGCGGTGCTGCTGGGTCATGCCAATGCAACGGTCATTCGACCGTGA
- a CDS encoding ferritin-like domain-containing protein has protein sequence MITAVWAALTARAPEDKCARVAALAEPEDGFDPPVASLDWSQVPGRPATPALVAPRDVPRRGLGSREGRGALVHAVAHIEFNAINLALDAMLRFPGLPTAYYRDWLSVARDEARHFQMLSQRLAELGFRYGDFPAHNGLWEAAEKTAHDPLIRMACVPRVLEARGLDVTPGMIERLQQAGDADSIACLDIILREEVRHVAIGSHWYRWLCDQRGLDADALFPQLLAEQGMQLHPPFNLHARAAAGFSATELARLGG, from the coding sequence ATGATCACCGCGGTGTGGGCGGCGCTGACCGCCCGCGCACCCGAGGACAAGTGCGCCCGGGTGGCCGCGTTGGCGGAACCGGAGGACGGCTTCGACCCGCCGGTTGCATCGCTCGACTGGTCGCAGGTGCCGGGGCGGCCGGCCACCCCGGCCCTGGTCGCGCCGCGGGATGTGCCACGGCGCGGTCTCGGCAGTCGCGAAGGGCGGGGCGCCCTGGTGCATGCAGTCGCCCACATCGAATTCAACGCCATCAACCTGGCGCTGGATGCCATGCTGCGGTTTCCCGGCCTGCCCACCGCCTACTACCGCGACTGGCTGAGCGTGGCGCGTGACGAGGCCCGACACTTCCAGATGCTGAGCCAGCGGCTGGCCGAACTGGGCTTCCGCTACGGTGACTTCCCGGCCCACAACGGCCTTTGGGAGGCGGCTGAAAAGACCGCCCATGACCCGCTGATCCGCATGGCCTGTGTGCCGCGGGTGCTGGAGGCGCGGGGGCTGGATGTCACTCCCGGCATGATCGAACGTCTGCAGCAGGCCGGCGATGCCGACTCCATCGCCTGCCTCGACATCATCCTCCGCGAAGAAGTCCGCCACGTCGCCATCGGCAGCCACTGGTACCGCTGGCTCTGTGACCAGCGCGGGCTCGATGCCGATGCACTGTTCCCGCAACTGCTGGCCGAACAGGGCATGCAACTGCACCCGCCGTTCAACCTCCACGCGCGGGCGGCGGCAGGGTTCAGTGCGACCGAGCTGGCGCGTCTGGGCGGTTGA
- the clsB gene encoding cardiolipin synthase ClsB gives MSERQWTQGNELTLLENGEAFFPAVFEAIEAARDYVMLETFIWFDDEVGRALRTALIDAAGRGVKVDITVDGYGSAELGRDFVDGLTDAGVRLHVFAPLPPMLGYQINLFRRLHRKLVVVDGEVAFVGGINYSGEHLRSFGAKSKQDYAVKIRGPAVADIDRFCCDAIGDAPKGRRSLRGLLRRLPRGWNRPEAGAQVLFVARDDHNHRSAIEAMYRLGLRKARRDIILLNAYFFPGYRFLRAMRQAVERGARVRLILQGEPDKDYVKFAGSTLYDYLLKIGVEVWEYMERPAHAKVAVMDDEWATVGSSNLDPFSLSLNLEANVFVQDAAFAGELRGRLEHLLEHHCRRVTREEVKRRGPLWHLWRWLAYHLLRHFPRLAQLVPLRNEREQVTRVVGTPAETPPQNEANAG, from the coding sequence ATGAGTGAGCGTCAGTGGACGCAGGGCAACGAGCTGACCCTGCTGGAGAACGGCGAAGCCTTCTTCCCCGCCGTGTTCGAGGCCATCGAGGCGGCCCGCGACTACGTGATGCTGGAAACCTTCATCTGGTTCGATGACGAGGTGGGCCGGGCGTTGCGGACAGCCCTGATCGATGCGGCCGGCCGCGGCGTGAAGGTGGATATCACGGTGGACGGCTACGGTTCGGCCGAGCTTGGCCGTGATTTCGTCGACGGCCTGACCGACGCCGGCGTGCGGCTGCATGTCTTTGCGCCGCTGCCGCCGATGCTGGGTTACCAGATCAACCTGTTCCGCCGCCTGCACCGCAAGCTGGTGGTGGTGGATGGTGAGGTGGCCTTTGTCGGCGGCATCAATTATTCGGGCGAGCACTTGCGCAGCTTCGGCGCCAAGTCGAAGCAGGACTACGCGGTGAAGATCCGCGGCCCGGCGGTCGCCGACATCGACCGGTTCTGCTGCGATGCCATCGGCGATGCGCCGAAGGGCCGCCGCAGCCTGCGCGGCCTGCTGCGGCGGCTGCCCCGCGGGTGGAACCGGCCCGAAGCCGGCGCGCAGGTGCTGTTCGTCGCCCGCGACGACCATAACCACCGCAGCGCCATCGAGGCCATGTACCGGCTGGGCCTGCGCAAGGCGCGACGCGACATCATTCTGCTGAACGCTTACTTCTTTCCCGGCTACCGCTTTCTGCGCGCCATGCGCCAGGCGGTGGAGCGCGGCGCCCGCGTGCGGCTGATCCTCCAGGGCGAGCCGGACAAGGACTATGTGAAGTTCGCCGGCTCCACGCTGTACGACTACCTGCTGAAGATCGGCGTGGAAGTCTGGGAATACATGGAGCGCCCCGCCCACGCCAAGGTGGCGGTGATGGACGATGAATGGGCCACGGTGGGTTCCAGCAATCTCGACCCCTTCAGCCTGTCGCTGAACCTGGAAGCCAACGTGTTCGTGCAGGACGCCGCCTTTGCCGGTGAGCTGCGCGGCCGCCTCGAACACCTGCTGGAACATCACTGCCGCCGCGTCACGCGTGAAGAGGTCAAACGCCGCGGGCCGCTGTGGCATCTGTGGCGCTGGCTGGCCTACCACCTGCTGCGGCACTTTCCGCGGCTGGCGCAACTGGTGCCGCTGCGCAATGAGCGAGAGCAGGTGACGCGGGTGGTCGGCACCCCCGCAGAAACGCCGCCACAGAATGAGGCAAACGCGGGGTGA
- a CDS encoding CvpA family protein yields the protein MNWVDYVIIATLVLSTLAGVIRGITREVLGLGTWLLAFVLAFIIAQPVAGWLEGWISDPALRMLVAYGGVFLLTLALGAIVTSILASWIRNTHLSGADRTLGGGFGLLRAVLLIGAAALLSDLAEAREARWWLDSALIGHFDAVGDAIGAVVPDRWLDALRPAPAPEATTVS from the coding sequence ATGAACTGGGTCGACTACGTCATTATTGCCACGCTGGTGCTTTCGACACTGGCCGGCGTCATTCGCGGTATCACCCGGGAAGTGCTCGGGCTGGGAACATGGCTGCTGGCCTTCGTCCTCGCCTTCATCATTGCGCAGCCGGTCGCGGGCTGGCTCGAGGGGTGGATCAGCGACCCCGCCTTGCGGATGCTGGTGGCCTACGGTGGCGTGTTCCTGCTGACACTGGCGCTGGGCGCGATCGTCACCTCGATCCTGGCGAGCTGGATTCGCAACACCCACCTGTCAGGTGCCGACCGCACGCTGGGCGGTGGATTCGGGTTGCTGCGGGCCGTGCTGTTGATCGGTGCTGCGGCGCTGCTCAGTGACCTGGCCGAGGCGCGTGAAGCGCGCTGGTGGCTGGACTCTGCCCTGATCGGTCACTTCGACGCGGTTGGGGATGCGATCGGTGCGGTGGTGCCGGATCGCTGGTTGGATGCATTGCGCCCGGCGCCCGCGCCGGAGGCAACGACGGTTTCTTGA
- the accD gene encoding acetyl-CoA carboxylase, carboxyltransferase subunit beta, with translation MSWLDKLTASKLNSPSNRKRNVPEGLWTKCGSCQSVLYRAELERTLEVCPKCGTHRAIGARLRLDQFLDPEPREEIGQGVTPTDPLRFKDSRKYRDRLKEAQSQTGEQDALIVMRGKLIGLPVVAAAFEFEFMGGSMGSVVGEKFVRAVQAAIEHGVPLICFSATGGARMQESLFSLMQMAKTSAALAQLADRGLPFVSVMTHPTMGGVSASLAMLGDINVAEPKALIGFAGPRVIEQTVRQKLPEGFQRAEFLLESGHIDLIIDRREMRERLHRLLAMLTHFVSDAA, from the coding sequence ATGAGCTGGCTCGACAAACTGACTGCCTCCAAGCTCAACAGCCCGTCGAACCGCAAGCGCAATGTGCCTGAGGGCCTGTGGACCAAGTGCGGCAGCTGCCAGTCGGTGCTGTATCGGGCCGAGCTGGAACGCACGCTGGAGGTCTGCCCCAAGTGCGGCACCCACCGCGCCATCGGCGCCCGCCTGCGGCTCGACCAGTTTCTCGACCCGGAACCGCGGGAGGAGATCGGGCAGGGCGTCACGCCGACCGATCCCCTGCGCTTCAAGGACAGCCGCAAGTATCGTGATCGTCTGAAGGAAGCGCAGAGCCAGACCGGCGAACAGGACGCGCTCATCGTCATGCGCGGAAAGCTCATCGGACTGCCAGTGGTCGCCGCAGCCTTCGAGTTCGAATTCATGGGCGGGTCGATGGGCTCGGTGGTGGGCGAGAAATTCGTTCGCGCGGTACAGGCGGCGATCGAGCACGGCGTACCGCTGATCTGCTTCAGCGCCACGGGTGGTGCGCGCATGCAGGAATCGCTGTTCTCGCTGATGCAGATGGCCAAGACCTCGGCGGCGCTGGCGCAGCTTGCCGACCGCGGGCTGCCATTCGTGTCGGTGATGACCCACCCGACGATGGGCGGCGTGTCCGCCAGTCTGGCCATGCTCGGCGACATCAACGTGGCCGAGCCCAAGGCGCTGATCGGCTTTGCCGGACCGCGGGTGATTGAGCAGACGGTTCGTCAGAAACTGCCCGAAGGCTTCCAGCGCGCCGAATTCTTGCTGGAGAGCGGCCATATCGACCTGATCATCGATCGCCGTGAAATGCGTGAACGCCTGCATCGTCTGCTGGCCATGCTCACGCATTTCGTGTCGGACGCTGCCTGA
- a CDS encoding O-succinylhomoserine sulfhydrylase, producing the protein MTLPFDPDWSPATLGVRAGEPRAANREHSAAIQLTSSYTFDSAAQAARVFSGDEAGCVYSRFTNATVQAFEQRLAAMEGGERCVATASGMSAILTLCLALLKTGDHILTSRGLFGSTIQVFDNWLSRYGISVSYVDMTDLADWEAGFRDNTRLVFVETPSNPLVELVDIAGLASLCRARDVPLAVDNCFLTPVLQRPLELGADFIIHSATKYIDGQGRCLGGAIIGDEARVGKDVFAFMRNCGPCLSPFNAWVFLKGLETLKVRMEAHNRHAQAVAEWLQAQSGVERVYFPGLESHPQFALAREQQRGPGGIVSFDVRGGREAAWKLIDGTRLCSITANLGDARTTITHPASTTHGRISPQARAAAGIGEGLVRLSVGLEDPDDLIADLAQALHG; encoded by the coding sequence ATGACCCTGCCATTCGACCCGGACTGGTCGCCCGCCACCCTTGGGGTGCGTGCCGGCGAACCCCGCGCGGCCAACCGCGAGCATTCGGCCGCCATCCAGCTGACCTCCAGCTATACCTTCGACAGCGCCGCCCAGGCCGCCCGGGTGTTCTCCGGCGACGAGGCGGGCTGCGTCTATTCGCGGTTCACCAATGCCACCGTGCAGGCGTTCGAACAACGGCTGGCGGCAATGGAGGGCGGCGAGCGCTGCGTCGCCACGGCCAGCGGCATGTCCGCCATTCTCACGCTGTGCCTGGCGCTGCTGAAGACCGGTGATCACATACTCACCTCGCGCGGGCTGTTCGGGTCCACCATCCAGGTGTTCGACAACTGGCTGAGCCGCTACGGCATCAGCGTGAGCTATGTCGACATGACCGACCTCGCCGACTGGGAGGCCGGCTTCCGCGACAACACCCGGCTGGTGTTTGTCGAAACCCCCTCGAACCCGTTGGTGGAGCTGGTCGATATTGCCGGCCTGGCCTCACTATGCCGTGCCCGCGATGTGCCGCTGGCCGTCGACAACTGCTTTCTCACGCCGGTGCTGCAGCGCCCGCTGGAACTGGGCGCCGACTTCATCATCCATTCCGCCACCAAGTACATCGACGGCCAGGGGCGCTGCCTCGGTGGCGCCATCATCGGCGACGAGGCGCGGGTGGGGAAGGACGTGTTCGCCTTCATGCGTAACTGCGGGCCCTGTCTCAGCCCCTTCAACGCCTGGGTCTTTCTCAAGGGCCTGGAAACGCTGAAGGTGCGGATGGAAGCCCACAACCGTCATGCGCAGGCGGTGGCCGAATGGCTGCAGGCGCAGTCGGGTGTCGAGCGGGTGTACTTCCCGGGGCTCGAAAGCCATCCGCAGTTCGCACTGGCCCGGGAACAGCAGCGCGGTCCCGGCGGCATCGTCAGCTTTGACGTCCGCGGCGGACGTGAAGCGGCCTGGAAGCTGATCGACGGCACGCGGTTGTGCTCGATCACCGCCAACCTGGGCGATGCCCGTACCACCATCACCCACCCGGCATCCACCACGCACGGCCGCATTTCGCCGCAGGCGCGGGCGGCGGCGGGCATCGGTGAGGGGCTGGTGCGGCTGTCGGTGGGCCTCGAAGACCCGGACGATCTGATCGCCGATCTGGCGCAGGCCCTGCACGGATGA